The sequence GTCCAAGTCCGTGGATGTTACAGATGGAGCCGGTCACTGGCACGCAGCAGTTAGCAAGCCTGTGTTGAAGGCCTCTTTGAGTCTGAGGAAGGAGCCTCTGTTTGTGGATGCAGAGGAGGATATGAAGGATGAGATCATCAGGCCCAGCACTTcagcctctctcctctctgtggcGGCTCCACCTTCCTACAGCCCTATTGCGGATTTCTTTCCCATTCAGTCGCCTCCCCAGGTTGATGCGTACACGTCCTACCACTTGTCCTCTTTGGATGAGATCGACTTGTACACGGAGAGGGGCGGAGTCGGGATCGGAGGGAGGCAGACCCCCTCTCGACCGCCGTCCAGAGAGCCGCGCGAGGCGAGAGACGGGTGGCTGCTGAAAAGTCACGGGAGTGTGAAGTGTCAGGGCTGCGGACTGGGCTGCACCTCCATGGCCTCCTGTCAGAGGTGCGACATGATTCTGTGTCCCTCCTGTCACGATGTGGACCCCTCCCCATGCTGCGGCCTCCAGGACTACCACCCCAAATCCCCGCGACTCGACGGCTACATTCCCGTCAAGGAAAAGCTGTCCGTCTACTCcaacactcactcacactcCCATCTCCACCCACACCCTCTCACTCTGACCCATTCGCACTcgcacccccaccctcacccccagATGGTGGAGAAGCCCCTCATATCTACCAAGCTATATCCAAGCAAGTCGGTTGCCTTGACAACACCAAAGGGAAGCAGCAGCGAGCGAATGAGCATGGGCGGATCGCGGTGTGGGTTTTGCAACAAGCCCGGCGCGTCGCACACCTGCGTGAACTGCTCCAAGGTATCATGTGACTCGTGCATGGGCTTATACGCCAAGGATATATGCACACGGAAGAATCCCCAGCACAGCTTTGTGCCCAACCATCAGCTCAACTTCAAATCTGGCACCATATCTCATCTCGTGTACCGATGAATCGAGCcagaccaaatatttatttctcttaactagccccccccccccaaatgacccgctgtgtagtCTTGCACTATTCCTTTAGCGCTGTTCCCCTTTTTAAATAACCCATTCAGTATCTTCCCTTTTATCTGATGGTCTTTTTTGcgctctctccctcctttcttGAACTTTGTGCATTACTCGTACCGTCAGTAGGCCCCCGCCACAGGCGGCCATACCGTCCTCCCATCTCTCTGCCTTGTACAATTTcaagcctttttaaaaaaaatttttgtatccatttcttcttttaaacTTTGCTACCTGCTTTCGAGTAGTCATGTGATGTTGTAGCGCTTCTCAAAACCTCTCAAATTTTGTCCTCCTCAAAAGGGAAAGCGAGAAAATAGTTGAATTCCttctcatttttaaatgaattcccTTCAGATGAAATTATACACCTTGCCTAACTTCTCATTTAACAATTCCtgtattatataaaatataaatatatacgtGTGGACGTGTGTCTGTGAGAGTGAGTGAGCGAGCGAGCGGATAGACCTCGGAGCTTGCATTGTGACGAACAAGATCTTTTTAAACTTGAAAAATAGGGGAAAACAGAGGATACATACACTGGAATTCACTAAATCaatagtatatatatttttaatctaTTCTCTAGAACAATGTGAGACTGTTAAAGGGGGGCATGCGATCTGTAATTGGGATTTTCATTTAGAtagaaatgtgtgaatgtgggcTAAGCTACTGTATGTCGGGAAATACTGAGACATTGGTCAGATGCCATATATTTAAGAGATTATGGCTTGTAAATGATCCCTTGGTTGTTTCTGCTTCTATGACTGACATTTAAATGCTGCTGTTGGCATGAGACATTGAGATGTGTGGTATTAACTACCCTGGTAAATACCCTGTTTAAGTCGTGACCATTCTAaacctcctctccttctccattcCTTAAACCACCAGTCCATGATGTGGTGATGGTGCATGCTTACTGGTTCAGTGGTTCCTTACTGGTTCAGTGGTTCCCGGTCAGTCTCAGGTGGAATCACAAGTCTCCTGCTGGGCCACAAGTGATTACAGGTCTTTTGACAG is a genomic window of Antennarius striatus isolate MH-2024 chromosome 2, ASM4005453v1, whole genome shotgun sequence containing:
- the spata2 gene encoding spermatogenesis-associated protein 2, which translates into the protein MDAKLKEDLFRRYVTALEKRLEGEHISTGKAPEGEKGRRKDSEALLSTATALLGAYQPDPGQRFRMVRFYEVVDNSLRCQRGGNLKSLERAFHTLEAICTNLLLFPWKKEFRCIKTFTGPYVYHLQSAISDAELRSLMRTIGYACDHDLQFHLQEHPGGTNHLRQLAFELFLAQAECRLLGEVVSLARGSASELEALELRRGCRDDAAGCAEALRRRDSLGADMARLSVRPLDIERPHAHHLRRGSRPSKSVDVTDGAGHWHAAVSKPVLKASLSLRKEPLFVDAEEDMKDEIIRPSTSASLLSVAAPPSYSPIADFFPIQSPPQVDAYTSYHLSSLDEIDLYTERGGVGIGGRQTPSRPPSREPREARDGWLLKSHGSVKCQGCGLGCTSMASCQRCDMILCPSCHDVDPSPCCGLQDYHPKSPRLDGYIPVKEKLSVYSNTHSHSHLHPHPLTLTHSHSHPHPHPQMVEKPLISTKLYPSKSVALTTPKGSSSERMSMGGSRCGFCNKPGASHTCVNCSKVSCDSCMGLYAKDICTRKNPQHSFVPNHQLNFKSGTISHLVYR